From the Macaca nemestrina isolate mMacNem1 chromosome 2, mMacNem.hap1, whole genome shotgun sequence genome, the window CCACCCTGGGTGTCTGGAAACCGGCCGGAAGGCCACAGCAGAGGCCTGCTCAACAGTTGGGATCTCTGTCGCCTAGCACAGAGCTTCCCCTTTCCTcattggcaattaaaaaaaaaaaaaccaaaaaccggagtcttgcttttgtcacccaggctggagtgcaatggcgcgatttcggctcgctgcaacctccgcctcctgggttcaagcgattcttctgcctcagcctcttgagtacctggaattacaggcgcccaccaccacgccccgctaatttttgtatttttagcagagacagggtttcaccatgttagccaggctggtctcaaactcgtgacctcaggtgatccacccgcctcggcctcccaaagtgctgggactacaggcgtgagccaccgcgcccggcccttcatTGGGAACTTCTATGGAATACATCTGCCCATTTACTTGAAGGAAAAACTAAACACCTTTAACCTACCTCTGCCCTCTGGTTGTCATCTGTCTGTACTCCCCTCAGACCAAAACATTGGTCTCTATACACTCTAATCCTTCGCCTTCACTCTCCCATCTACCCACTTCAGCCAGGCTTGCCTCTCCCTCCAGGAAACTGCCCAGGACAGGGTCCTCAGCGATCTATGTGCTGCCAAATGGAATGCAGtgttccattctccattctcacCCACTCAGCATCATTTGAAGCTTGCTCCCTTTGACTCCCAGGGGCTACACTGCCAGTTTTCCTCCTACCCCCCTGCAGCTCCTGCTCAGCTCCTTTGCAGATTCTGACTCAACTTCCGTATCTCATGATGAAGTCTGGGCTCAGTCCTGATCGCTGGCCTGGTCTGTCTACACAATCTTCTGCCCCAGATCCACAGCTGAAACACTGACCTAAACCCTCAGATTAGATCCTCCGTGCCAGTACCTTCACTAGGATGTCTAAAAGACGTTTCAAGTGAACATGgccaaaatttaatttccttttcttccacctCACTGCTACCCTTGCCCAGCTTCCTCTTTGCAGCAAAAATGGCCACTATGCTCCCGGTTACTggaaacaaaaacccaaactTATCGTTGATTTCTCCCTTGTCTCTACCTCTGATAAACATGCCCAAATCGTCCTGCTTCTTATCTCTATGGccactttatttctctttgagAATGCTGCAGTGTCCcagcctttttcttccttccttccttctttcttttttttttttttttgagacagtctcaatctgtccccaaggctggagagcagtggcgtgatttcagctcactgcaacctccgcctcctgggttcaagcaattctcccacctcaacctcctgagtagctgggattacaggcacccgccaccacacctggctaatttttttgtattttttagtagagacggggtttcaccatgttggccaggctggtcttgaactcctgacctcaggtgatccacccgccttggccttccaaagtactggaattacaggcctgagccaccgtgctcggcccttgtttattctttgtattctgtCACAACTTTGTGCTCCCCCCAGCTGAATTTGTGATGTCCTCTTGTACCAGATGAGAGGGTCTCCATGCACATACAGACCTGGGACACCATCTATCCACTAGTTCCTAAATGGGTCAGAGCACTGATGCTCAACCCAGACTCCATGTTACAATAAtttggggatttaaaaaaatttactgcTGCCTAGAGTCCACTCCCAGCAGCTGATTCAATGGGTCTGAGGTGGCATCCAGGCTAGAGGGTGGGAGGGCTGTAAAAGCGCCCCTGGTGATTCCAGCTGGTGTCTAGCTAGGGGAGAGCAACCTTTGCTTGCTGGCGATTCCCAGGGGTGCAGAAGGACTGCTGGGTGTGTGGCTGCCTTCCATATTTTAGCTTCTGATTCAAGGGTGTTTGCTAAATACTCAACAAAACTCCTGCTTGCAGGGGGCACACCCAAGGTTCTAACTTTTTCCAGGCTCCCTCCCATAGGTGGGTAACTTCCCTTCACCCCAAAGGTTCTGGAGGGGGTCACAGTGAGTGAATGTTTGAGAAGAGGCAAGCCTGGGAAGATGGACTCCGAGGACAGTAGGCACAAACCCTTTCTCAAGAAAGGCCAAggcattttaaagataagaaactTGAAATCagcatatttttacatataagcTGCCACCTCTGCTCATCTGTGCCCCATATACGAGTGGAGTGCGACAAGGGATAAACCATTTTCGCGCACTCTTCAGCGATGGGGCGAAAGTAACGGACCTAGTCCTCGGGAGCTGTCCCCACCGACCACCTCTGCCGCGACTTGACCCGCGGCGACGGCGCTGCCCCTTGGCTGCCCCTTCCGCTCTCGTAGGCGCGCGGGGCCCGCTACTCACGCGCGCACTGCAGGCCCTTGCGCACGACGCCCCAGATGAAGTCGCCACAGAGGTCGCACCACGTGTGCGTGGCGGGCCCCGCAGGCTGGAAGCGGTGGCCACGGCCCGGGACCAGCTGCCGTGCGGGGTTGCACGCGGTGCCCCGCGCGATGCGCAGCGCGTTGGCACGCTCCAGCCGGGTGCGGCCCTGCCCAGCGCGCCCAGCGGGTGCCAGCTCCCGCAGCTCAATGAGCTCAGGCTCCGCCGACATGGCCCAGTCGGGCCGGTGCTTCGCTGGCTTTGGGGCTAGCAAGAGCGGGCCGGGCGGGGCCACAGGGCGGGCCCCGACGTCAGCACCGCCCCCAGGATCTAAGCTGGGAGGCGGGAAGGAGCTGAGGAGAGCCGTGCAATGGAAACCTGGGTGCGGGGACTCTGGGGCCCGAAGGCGGGGCTAGGCGCGCTCTCGCAGAGCCCCCGCCttgcccttccttccctccttcgtCCGCTCCTCACACCCCACCCTGGATGGCCACAAAGACGGCGACCGCAAAGCACCACACGGAGATACCCGTGTTTCTGGAGGCCAGCTTTACTGTGCTAGAGGAAGAGGGTCCCCACATCCGGCCTTCGCCCTCCTGGCCCAGTTTGCTGAGGCAACGCACTTGGCCTGCCCACCAGGTGGGGCAGGAAGTCTCGAGCCTTCccttggggtggggaggagggggatgGGTCAGCAGCTTTACCACTGGCTCTGCTCTCCACTGCGGAGATTGGGGCTCCGGCAGAGGCTGGACCGTGATCTTGAGGTTCAGGGGTGCATTCTGGGTGGATTCCCTTGGCATAGGTGGTTGGCCCTCAGCAACTGCAACCCTCAtttggctctgtcaccctgggCTGCCAGGACACAAGTCTTTCCATGCTTTTCCCAGTGCTTGACTTGGCACTCCCTGCAGGCAGGTGGGTGTTGAGGAGGGCAGTGCATGTGGGGGATGTGGCAGTAGGACTTAGGTGTCCAAGGTTCTAGGATACCCTCACCTGCAGCAATACCACTCATTCTGGCATCGCGAGCAGCGCTTAGAAGCCTCTGCACTGCAGTAAGCACAGCGGGGCCGCTCTGGAGCCACTGCCTCTAGCACGTCCAGCCTGTAGGTCTCAGCCCACCTGGGGGAAAGTCAGGAAGGTCTGACTGGCCTTGGAAGGTGGGGGCATCCCTGCCCACATCCATGCCTCCTGCATCCCATCCACTCCTCCTGCCAGTTCCACAGGACTTACCTTTGTGCCTGCAGCCGCAGGTCCTGCTCTGAGGGGCTGAACACATGTTGGAGCTGGTGCTTGGCAATTGCCTGCCACTTGCCTCTGTTTTCTCGCTCCAGCCGCTCCCAGATTTCTGGGATCTAGGGAAAGGAGTGGAGAGTGGCAGGAAGGTGCTGGTAAAGTAGGACAGTGGTCCTGAGGAGCTAACTTTCCAGTGTCTACCTGTTCCAACACCAGGTCCTTCTTAGGGGGCTGGGTTTCAGTCAGGGCCAGATGGGCCAGGAAACTCTGCAAGTGGGCCAGGTTGGGCAGCTGGTCCAGTAGTGTGTCTGTGAGGAAGGCCCGAAGCTGCAAGAGTGTCCAGTGGAGGCCAGTGTGATGCAGGTGCTGGCCAGGGGGCCACGGAAAAGGAAGGGGCTGGGTTGGGCTGAGCATGCCTGTGGGGGTCCATGTCCCACTAGCTGGTGTGTCACCTGAGGCCCAAGGACTGAAAAGAGCACGGGGGTTGAGGTGGGTGGGCAAAGATAAACAGCAGGGACAGGGTCAGGGTAGGATGGGGAGGGCGGTGCTGGGGCTATGGGGGCTGGTGCAGAGGGAGTCCGACCTTGAGTAGCTGTCCCTTGGCAAAACTTGTGAGGCAGTAGCGCGCCTGGGCCTCAGGGCTTAGCAGCAGGTTGTACAGGGCTATCCACACTTGCCCGTCCAACTTGCTCAGCTTTTGCTGCTCTGAGGGGGCCACAGTATGCCAACGGCTGCCCTCGAACTGCTGCAGCTTGCCTGGGGAGAGGAACCAGCACACTGGGTACAGGCATTGCATTCTCTTCAAGTGAGCCAGCTGTGGGGCCTGGGAGACTGACCACTGCCTGGGAATGGTGGGAGAACCTGGGCCACAGGacttgcccaggctatagtgctgCTGACCCCAGAGCAGAGTGAGCCTCAGTAGTGGACACATGGGCCTGGCCTGCTGCAGAGCTCAGGTCTAGGCCACCCTTGGCTGAGGCATCCTGGTATCCTCAGATGGGCTTGGGGACGGGGTTTGTCTTCGTGTGTGCAAACTGCCCCCTCTATCAAAAAGATATCCTGAAGCAGTAGCCTGGGGCTTAGGCTGGTGTGGGAGGACCCTACCTCCTTCCCGCCGGTTCCAGGGACTATGCTCCAGCAGTTCCACCAGGAGGCAGGGCAGGTTGTGTGTGCTAAGCATACGGCTCAAGGTGCTGAGAGAGAGGCTAGGGGCAGGGACGTTGTGAAGGAGGTGAGCAGAGGCAGGCTACAGGCCCAGTCTTCCAGCCCTCCACGGTAGGCCCAGGCCCAGTCGGACTGCCCACCTGTCCACACAGTCTGTGATGTAGCGCAGTACTGAGAGGGCCTTCAGTGCAATCTCAAATTCCATCAGCTCTGCCTGCTTCTGCAGCTCCTGCGAGGTCACACAGTGTTCATGCTGGGCTACCCTTGCCTGTGCAGGCCTTGGGGAACCCAGACCTAGGCTTTCACAATCCTAGGTAACCTCAACCCACCTGCATGGGGTTGCTGTCCTGGGACCCCTCCCCTTCAGGGGGGCCACCACAGCCACTCCGGGCCACCAGCAGAGTCAGTTTGCGGTGGCAATAGTCTACCAAGTCCAAGACAGTGTCTTCTGCTGACTCACACACCTCctggggaaagggggagggaaaCTTTCTGTGTCTGATGCCCTCCCCACACAGATACAACCTCCCTTCCTGCCAGGCCCTGACCTGAAACTGTGGCCCATGGGCAGAGATAGTCCCTCACCTTGTGGAAGAACACTGTCTCCAAGAGGTTGATGATGGAGGCCTCGTGGTGCACCTGACAGACAAAGAGAGGGACAGGGCCTGTGGTAGGGATAGGGGCTACCAGCTCCCCTCCCCAGTCCAGAGCCCTCTGAAGGAGTGGGAGGAGGTATGAACCAGGGGCCCAGCTCACCACCATGTAGATGGGAAAGGTGTTCTGGGGCTTGAAGTCC encodes:
- the LOC105480487 gene encoding zinc finger MYND domain-containing protein 10 isoform X2, which codes for MWKQKVFPVLCRVEDFKPQNTFPIYMVVHHEASIINLLETVFFHKEVCESAEDTVLDLVDYCHRKLTLLVARSGCGGPPEGEGSQDSNPMQELQKQAELMEFEIALKALSVLRYITDCVDSLSLSTLSRMLSTHNLPCLLVELLEHSPWNRREGGKLQQFEGSRWHTVAPSEQQKLSKLDGQVWIALYNLLLSPEAQARYCLTSFAKGQLLKLRAFLTDTLLDQLPNLAHLQSFLAHLALTETQPPKKDLVLEQIPEIWERLERENRGKWQAIAKHQLQHVFSPSEQDLRLQAQRWAETYRLDVLEAVAPERPRCAYCSAEASKRCSRCQNEWYCCRECQVKHWEKHGKTCVLAAQGDRAK
- the LOC105480487 gene encoding zinc finger MYND domain-containing protein 10 isoform X1; this translates as MGDLELLLPGEAEVLVRGLRSFPLREMGSEGWNQQHENLEKLNMQAILDATISQGEPIQELLVTHGKVPTLVEELIAVEMWKQKVFPVLCRVEDFKPQNTFPIYMVVHHEASIINLLETVFFHKEVCESAEDTVLDLVDYCHRKLTLLVARSGCGGPPEGEGSQDSNPMQELQKQAELMEFEIALKALSVLRYITDCVDSLSLSTLSRMLSTHNLPCLLVELLEHSPWNRREGGKLQQFEGSRWHTVAPSEQQKLSKLDGQVWIALYNLLLSPEAQARYCLTSFAKGQLLKLRAFLTDTLLDQLPNLAHLQSFLAHLALTETQPPKKDLVLEQIPEIWERLERENRGKWQAIAKHQLQHVFSPSEQDLRLQAQRWAETYRLDVLEAVAPERPRCAYCSAEASKRCSRCQNEWYCCRECQVKHWEKHGKTCVLAAQGDRAK